The DNA sequence CTCCGAGAGGGGCTGGCGGCGTTCCGCGCACGACGGCAAGCGCGCTTCATCGGTCGATAACGGGTACCAGGACCCTTGTCGCCGAAGCGCCCCGCCGGCGTCGGGACCGTTACCGGGGGTCGGCGCCCGTGCGGCCGCCGCGGTGTTCGGCGCACCGACCTGCGGCAACGCGAATGTGCCGTGGCCACCCGACTATGACCCTACGTACCGTAACCCGGTGAGCGCCGCCGCCGGCAAGGAGCGAGTCCGACGTCACCAATCGCCTTGGAGATGTCGCCAGGCTGCGATAACTGCGGGCTTTGGTCTCGAGCGAAGAAGCTTGGACGATCGGCCCATGGACCGATTAACTGATCTTCGCCGAGCATTGATCTGCTGCGCCGCGGCCATCGATCAACCGCCTTCCGTATCCGCTCGCGCCCATCCCTCGTTGGGCGGACGGTGATGAATGTGGGCGCGTCCAGTGAACTGTCAGGATGTCGCGGCGCATCGCTGTACGAGCGCGGCACCGATTCCGCTCGCGCCCCCAAGTGACCACGACGACTTTTCCGGAGTCGACCATCCGAATGGTCGGCCGATCGAACTTAGAAGGACGTGAACTGTGACAAACGAACAACAATCGGCAACTACAGAGCAGCCGCTGCGCGGCAAGGTCGCAATCGTGACCGGGGCGAGCAGGGGAATCGGTGCGGACACAGCGCATCTCCTCGCAGCCCGGGGAGCATCGGTCGTATGCGCTGCGCGCACCCTCACCGAAGGTGACAACCCGCTTGCAGGATCTCTGGAGCAGACGGTGGCCGCCATTCAGGAGCAGGGAGGTACGGCCCATCCGGTTGTGGTCAACCTCGCCAAGGATGAGGATTGCCGGTCGCTGATCGAGGCGACCCGATCGGTGTATGGCCCCGTCGACATCTTGGTGAACAACGCGGCGGTGGGGTTCTTCGATCTGGTGGAGTCGATGCCATCCAAGCAGTGGTTGTTGTCGTGGCGTGTGATGTGCCATGCGACATTTCTGCTGAGTCAGTTGGCGCTGCAGGACATGCTGCCGCGTGGCAGTGGCCGCATCGTCAACGTCACCTCCGAGTCGGCAATTGGTCCAGGCCGTGGCCCGTATGCCGACGGTGACCGGATCGGGGACACCCTTTACGGTGCGAACAAAGTTTCGGTCGAGCGATTCACTCAGGGGTTGGCGGAAGAAGTGTACGGCCGAGGCGTGGGGGTCGCCGCGCTCGCTCCGTCTCAACTGGTGCCCACTCCGGGAGCCGTGTTCAACGACCTCGTACGCGGGGCCAAGGACCCGCGTGCCGAGTCGACCGAATTCATGACGCGCGCGATCGAGATCCTGCTCACCGCACCGCTGGAGGAGATCAGTGGCCGTGTAGTGTACAGCCAGCAGCTGCTCGTCGAGTACGGAGTCCTGGGCGAAGGACGTGGGTACGGACTGGACGCGCAGCTCCCGATCAGCGGTTTCGCGGCTCGATGAGGCCGGCCAATTGGAGAACTCGCCAGGGTCGACCCTGGCGGCGCACTCCCCTTTTCGTTCAACTTCTGACTCGATAAGGTCTGCGTCACACCGCACTTAGGTGTGGAAATGACCGCCTGGCCCGTAATCAATGCAAGAAGACGCCGAATACTACTCGACTTTCGCGGTTATGCGACGGCGGGGCAAGCCAGTTCGTAGTCGCGTATTATGTTGGGGTCGAGCCGATCTGGCGTAGTCACGGAACATCGGGCGGCGATGAGGGTGCAGCGGGCCTTGGCGAGCATGTCCCCGAAGACGGTGTCGGTCTTTCCGGGATACCAGGGCTCGGCAGCGTGACGAACGGTCAGGTCGTCGCGATGGTAGCCGTGAGTGGCGCACCAGACGATGACCAGGGTCTGGACGAGGAACCCGAACGGCACCGTGCGTTCGACCGCGCGTTGAACCCGGTTGCGGGCGCCGGTTCGATGCTCCACCGCTGGGCGTAGCGTTCCACGATGCGCCCGGTACCGGTACCGGTACCGGTGGTGAATCGTCCCTAGTTTGATGCAGTTTGATGCAGCATCAAACTGGGGACGATTCACAGCGAGCACAGCTCCTCACGGCGCAGCGCGGCATCGTAGGCCAGCACCACATCACCCGGTTGCGGACCGGTTCCCCGGCGGCGACGGTCAGGATGTCAGCCCACTGCCGCTCGGTGGGGACCAGGGCAGCTTTTCAACCGGGGCACCAACCCCGCTGATGCCCGCCACCGCGTCGTCCGGGTGTGAAGCGGCCCCGGCCAACGGGATTGGACTCGGGCAACCCTTCCTTCATGAGGTGGTCGTAGAACAGCCGCACCGGCACCATCCTCTGCGTAACCGTGGCGTTGGCCAGACCGGAGCCGGAATCGAGCGACACCACGTTCGCGCCTCGGCGGCTGGGCCGTTCGGTCAACTCCCGCACATAGACGCCGACATGCGCCCGGCTCGGCGTTACCGGGTCGACACCCTCCCGTTCGCACATCTCCAGGTACTCGGCAAGCCCCCGGGCGTAGGCGTCGATCGTCCGAGGCGCCCTACCGAGATCGGTCCACACAGGCAGCCACCCGGCCGCCTGCACATGCCGGCCCAGCACCGGCCACTTCTCCTCCAACACCAGCGTGCCGCTCAAGCCATGTCCTCAGTTCCGTGATCAACACCGAGGAGACATGATCTTCCCCCGGCCAGATTCCACGTAGCTTTTGAAACTTAGAATGCGCAAACGCCAGATGTACGGACGCGCCAACCTCGACCTTCACCGCAAGCGCGTGATCCACACCGTATAACCACGCCCCACAACAGAATCACGGAAAGTGCGCCAGATCCGCTTTTCATGTCCGGCCGACATACGATCCCGCCCGAAGGAGGCGGAACTGCGGCCGAAGATGTATCCCGAAGAGTTCCGACGTAAGGTCCTCGACCTGGTGGCGGCAGGAAGGCCGGCCGCTCAGGTGGCAGCCGACCTCGACATCGGTGACCAGACGATCTACGCATGGCGCAAACAGGAGCTGATTGACACCGGACAGGCGCAGGGCATCACCCGAGGCGAACAGACCGAGCTGGCAGCGGCACGCCAACGGATCCGCGAAGTCGAAACTCAGGTCGCGATCCTCGCCCGGGCCCGTGATCTGCTGCAAGAGCCCCACTCCCGAAATGGCGGTTCGCTGCCATCGGGCGCCATGGCCGCGGAAGGACTACCCGTGCCGCCGGCCTGCCGCCTGCTCTCCAGTGCCCGAAGCCGGATGCTACGCAGGGCGCACCCGGCCGCCCTCCCCAGCACGCTGTTCGGCATGCCTGGCTAGCCGAACAGATCCGCGGTGTCCATACCGCCTCACGAGGAACGGGTCCCGGCGTGTGCATGCCAAACTGACCCTCGGCCTCTCCCGTCGCTGACGTCATCGCGGTCGGTCACAGTCAAGTCGAGCTGCTGATCGGGTTCTGGGGAAGAGCCACACACGCCACAAACCTTGGAATCAAATCAACCAGGCGCACAAGGGAAACGCAGACTATGGAGTTCGTTGTTGCTGATCAGGAGTCGTTGGGTGTGGCGACCTACGCCCATCCTTGCAGCGCGCTCCAGATCGTCGATGGTATCGACGTCGAGACGAAGAGAAGGAAGGCCGAGTGGGATCTGTTTGTAGCCCATCCGGGTGTGCCGCTGCGCCGAGTTTCGACCGAACGCCGAGAGTATCGCTGCCTGTTGGGTGGTCAGGCATGTCGTGCCGGTGCCCGCCGAGTCGGCGACAAAGGCACGTGGGAATCGACTGGCCGCGCTCAAAAAGTTGTCGATGTCTCCTGTGCGGAGCGCCGGGAGGTCTGGCATGACCACCGAATAGTGGCCGTCGTGGCCATGTTCGCGCAACCACCGATGACCGATCTCTACTGCGTCGTCGATTCCGCTCCCCTGGTCCTTGATGACCGGCGTCCCGATTGTTTCGGATAGGGCGGCGTTTCGACTGACGACGATCACGGAGGAAATGTGGTTGCTTAGGGTAAGGGCGGCCAAGGTGTCCTGGAGAAAGGCCAACGCGAGGTCACGCCGGCACGAGACCGCGAGACGTGACTTGGCGACGTCGAGACTCCTGAACGGCACGATGACAGCCCACTCACCATAGTCACTCACGCGGTGTGTCCCGTCGTGCGTGTGTCGTAGTCCGCTCGCGTGCCGGGCGGCCGATTCCCTCGGCGATGGCCCGCAGTTCGGCGACGGTCTTCTCGGAGCCGTGCTCCGAACCCGCCATCCGGGAGATGGTCTCCTCCATCAACGTTCCGCCGAGGTCGTTGGCGCCGCCCTGCAACATCACCTGAGTGCCCGTGACCCCCAGCTTGACCCAGCTGGTCTGGATGTTCGGGATCCGCCCGTGCAGCATGATCCGGGCCAGGGCGTGGACGGCCCGGTTGTCACGGTTGGTCGGGCCCGGACGCGACGCGCCCGCCAGATACAGCGGCGCGCTCTGATGCACGAAGGGCAGCGGAACGAACTCGGTGAATCCGCCTGTCCGGTCCTGGATTCCGGACAGCACCCGCAGATGCCCCACCCAGTGAGTCGGGTTGTCGACGTGCCCGTACATCATCGTCGAACTCGACCGCAGACCCAGCTCGTGCGCCGTGGTCACCACCTCGATCCAGGTGGCGGTGGGCAGCTTGCCCTTGGTGAGCACCCAGCGCACCTCGTCGTCGAGGATTTCCGCGGCCGTGCCGGGAATGGTGTCCAGACCGGCCTCGCGCAGTTCCGTCAGCCAGTCCCGGATGCTCTGCCCGCCGCGGGAGGCGCCGTTGACGATCTCCATCGGGGAGAACGCGTGCACGTGCATCGACGGCACCCGCGCCTTCACCGCGCGCACCAGATCGGCGTACCCGGTGACCGGGAGTTCCGGGTCGATGCCGCCCTGCATGCAGACCTCGGTCGCGCCCGCGACGTGGGCCTCCCAGGCGCGGTCCGCGACCTCGTCGGTGGACAGGGTGAACGCGTCCGCGTCACCCTTGCGCTGCGCGAACGCGCAGAAGCGGCAGCCGGTGTAGCAGATGTTGGTGAAGTTGATGTTCCGGTTCACCACATAGGTCACCTCGTCGCCGACGGCGTCCTTGCGGAGGGCATCCGCCAGCGCCACCATCGCCTCGAGCCCCGGACCCTCGGCCGTCGCCAACGCCAGGTATTCGTCGTCGGTGCAGCCCGCCGGATCGCGCTCGGCGCTGCGCAGCGCCGCGAGGACGTCGGTGTCCACCCGGACCGGGCCGCTCAACTCCAGCACCTGCTCGCGGACGGTCTCCCAGTCCCCGAACGCGCTGCCGAGGTCGCTGCGCGTCTCGGTGTTGCGGCCGTCGGTGTCGATCTCGGTGTTCAGATCCACCCGGCCCGTCGACTCCCAGGACTCGTCCGGCTCCTGCCACGGCAACCCGACCGGCTTCGTGTCGAGCTTGGCCAGCCCGGTGTGCGGGTCCGCGAGGGCCTGCACGTGCCCGGTGATCCGCGGATCGATCCACGGCGAGCCGGCCAGCACGAACTGCGGCTGCGCCGCCGTGCGCTCGGTGAGCTCGAACCCGGCCTCGGCGGTGATCGCGGCCAGGGTGTCCAGGTTCGGCCACGGCCGCTCCGGGTTCACGTGGTCCGGGGTCAGCGGCGACACGCCGCCCCAGTCGTCGACACCCGCACCCAGCAACGCCAGGCATTCGGTGTTCGACACCAGGTTGGGCGGTGACTGGATGCGCATCCCCGGGCCGAGCAGCAGCCGGGACACGGCGATGGTCGCGGCGAACTCCTCGAGACCCGCGTCCGGGGCGTCGCGCATCGCGGTGTCGGGCTTGGCGAGGAAGTTCTGCACGATCACTTCCTGAACGTGCCCGAACGCCTTGTGCGACTTGCGGATCGCCATGATCGATTCCGCCCGTTCCCGCACGGTCTCGCCGATGCCCACCAGGATGCCCGTCGTGAACGGCACACTCAACCGCCCGGCGTCGGTGAGCGTACGCAACCGCACCGCCGGATCCTTGTCGGGGCTGCCGTAGTGGCATTCGCCCTTGTCGGTGAACAACCGGGTCGACGTCGTCTCGAGCATCATGCCCATCGACGGGGCCACCGGCTTGAGGCGGGAGATCTCCTCCCAGCTCATCACACCCGGGTTCAGGTGCGGCAGCAGCCCGGTCTCCTCGAGCACCCGGATCGACATCGCCCGCAGGTAGTCCAGCGTCGAATCGTAGCCGCGCTCGTCCAGCCACTGCTTGGCCTCCGGCCACCGATCCTCGGGACGGTCACCGAGGGTGAAGAGGGCTTCCTTGCAGCCCAATTCGGCGCCCTGCCGGGCGATCTCCAGCACCTCGTCCGGTTCCAGATACGCGCCGCGCCCCTCGGCCCGCAACTTGCCGGGCACGGTCACGAACGTGCAGTAGTGGCACTTGTCCCGGCACAACCGCGTCAGCGGAATGAACACCTTGCGCGAGTACGTGACGGCCCTGGGTCTGCCCGCCGCCAGCAACCCGGCATCCCGAACCTTCGCCGCCGACGAACACAGGTCGGCCAGGTCGTCGCCGCGGGCCTGCAGCAGGGTCGTCGCCTCGCCCACGTTCAGAGTGGCGCCGTCGCGGGCACGACGCAGCACCCGCCGCATCGTAAACGAATGCGGGGCTTCAGCGGTATCAGCTCTCGGCACGGTTGCGGTTGGCAAGGGATCGATGTCGAGATGTCTCCCAGGCGTCATCCGATCGTCTTTCTGCTGGCGGTTACTGATCGAAGTGCACGGCGGATTGCTAGCAGCTGATCCAGCGCTTCCGTTCTCACATGATGATTCGAGGTTCTATCCGCGATCATCGGAATCGTGCGGTAACCGTTGGCATGGACCTGGCTAATGCCACACTGCCCCAACACCGTGGTACCGGGCAGAAACTTGCCGTTGCGGCCGGTCGCCGGAGGAGAGGAGCGATTGTCAGGGTCTCGGCACGTCGTTCGATAGCGGTGCTCACCTGCTGTGTCTTCGGATGACACGCCGATGAAGCTGAAAATTCAGGGCGGGCACGGACGCCCAGCAATGATTCAAGTTCCTACACCAGCACCACAACCAGGAACAAGCCGATCCCGGCGTGTCATCTTCGCCCATGCCCACCGCTGGTGTCGACATCCGGCCACGGACTCGGCGGGACTTCCATCACGCCGCGGTGCCCGAGGTGTCCGCCGCAGTGCATGATCCACGCTAACCGTGGTGTGTGCGGAACACGATCGGGGCGGTGCTGGCGATCGCGGTGGCCGCGACGGTGGCCAGCGTTCACCGCGATCGGCGAATGGACTGCCATGTACTCGATATCGAGCGAGAACGGCTCGGTACCGCGGTGTCGTGCCGACCGAGTCGACGATCTGTTTCCGCACGCAGTCCAGGTGCTGCAGCCGGCCTGCACCATCCGCCGGGCCGCAACGGCAAGAGTCACACCGAGGTCGTCTACGCGGTCACGTCCCTGTCCGCGGTCGATGCGCATCTCGGACGGGTCGCGACATGGCTACGCGGACAGGGACGATAGAAAATCGCCTCTGTTGGATTCGGGATGTCATTTTCGATGAGGACCGCGCAGGTCCGCACCCTCTGCGGGCCGCAGGTGATGCCACCGTCAGGAACCTGGCGCCAAGCCTCCTGCGCCTGGCCGGACACGATAACATCGCCGCCGCGATCAGACACCACAGTCCCAACCCTCAACATCCTATCGACATACTCACAAGCAGTTGAAATGCGACATTGCCGGGCCCTGGCGTTTGTGGTTCAGAGGTGCACGAAGCCTGCGTCAACGGGAATGGATGTCCCAGTGATGTACCGTGACTCGTCAGAGGCCAAGAACAGCACCAGGTTCGAAATATCCTGTACTGGAATGCTGTCAATAGGCAAAGCGTTCATGGAAGAAAGGGTCTCCTTGACGTCATCCCAACCGGGATGATCGAGATCGGGACGGAATAACCGGAACAGGTGCTCATTTTCGACCATGGGGGTCCTTACGCCACCCGGATGAATCGAATTGACGCGAATACTAAAGGGAGCCAATTCGCCTGCCATATCGCGCGCGAGTCCAGTTACGCCGTGCTTCGAAGATGCGTAGTGTGCGATACCGCCCCGCCCTTTCAGGCCAAACACGGAGCTGGTCGCAATGAACGACCCGCCACCGGCGGCAATTAGGTGCTCGACCGTGGCCTGTGCAGTATTGAAAACCCCGGTTAGATTCACCGAAATCATGTCATTCCATGAATCAACCGTCAGATCCCGAACCCCGCCCGCGCTCCAAATTCCAGCGTTTGCACAGACAATATCGAGTCGGCCGAGATCTTGAACGCACCGTGCCACAGTAGACCGTAGGCTGTCCGAGTCGCGGACGTCACACACAGCGGTGATCACCCTCCGCCCGTACTCTTCGACAAGCCTGCCGGTTTCGTGCAGGTCATTATGATCGGACATGTCATACGGCACAGTCGAGATCTGATCACAAAGGTCGACCGCGATAATATTTGCGCCCTCCTCCGCCATTCGAAGGGCATGACTCCGCCCTTGCCCGCGAGCAGCGCCTGTTACGAGAGCGACTTTACCTTCCAACCTGAGCATATGGAGTAAATCTCCTTCCATTGATGTGATGTAGATCGCGCCACAAATGCTAGGTCATGTGCCAGTTCGTGAAAGTACCAATGTGAGACAGCCGGCGCTTTGACTTCAGTCCAGATCCGCCAGGCGATTTCACCGTTCGAGTCTGTCGTACGGCGCGAACATTACTGCTGGGATGGATAATTGGAGTTGCCACCCGCCAGGCTGCGCCGAGCAGGGGGCAATCTCGCAGATGAAAGCATCTCACCATCACGCTTGGTGTCGTTGGCTCCAACTTCGTGGCAGCGGTGGGGTTGGTTCCCAGTGGTGCGGCTGGCCGAGACAGGTGGCCTGCACGAGCCGCTCGAGGAGCATCTGAGCGTTGGTTCGCCGAACCCGGTCCCTCAGTCCGGCAGCATCGTCGCAGCATGCTCGTCGCCGCGTACAGCGATCTGAATCAACGACGGTGGATCTGGGCGCCGAAAGCAAGTGGGCAAGACTGAAGCATTCCGGGACGGTTCCGAACGACGCTCGGAACCCGGCAATCCTTGGGGGAAGAGTGCCTCAGAAGAGGACATTCGAAAGGTGTTCTCTTGTGCAAATATTCCATATGAGGCGCTGCAAAGCAGCGCCGATCCAGCAAGTAAGACTCCAGCAAGTAGGACTCCAGCAAGGGAGCTGAACATGGCACTAAAGTTCGGAGCGTTCATGGCTCCGTTCCACTGCCCGGTGGGCCAAGACCCCACCTACGCAATCGAGCGCGACCTATCCGTGCTCCGGCACCTCGATATGCTCGGGTTCGAAGAGGCGTGGATCGGTGAGCACCACTCCTGCGGGACGGAGCTCGTCCCCGACCCGTTCATCTTCATCGCCTACGCCGCGCAGGAAACTCGACACATCAAGCTCGGGACCGGTGTGGTCTCACTGCCCTACCACAACCCGCTCTGGATTGCTGACCGCGCGCTGTTCACCGATCGCCTGCTGCGTGGTCGGTTTATGCTTGGTCTCGGCCCGGGTTCGCTTCCGACAGACGCGGCAATGATCGGCATCTCGATGGCAGAGCAGCGCGGCGCATTCGAGGAGGACGTCGACGTCCTGATGGCGATTCTGCGCGGGGAATCGGTCACACATGAGACCCCGCGCTACCGACTGCACGACGCGCGGACCCAGTTCGCTCCCTACAGCGACTTCGAGATCACCGTGGCTGCGGTCGCGACCCCGACCGGCCCGCGTGTGGCAGCGAAGAACGGGCTCAATCTGATGTCTGTCGGTGCTACCGCGCAGGGCGGGTTCGACGCGCTGGCACTGCACTGGGACGTCATGGAAGAGCGGGCCCCCCAATTCGGGCACACGCCAGACCGTGCCGGTTGGCGCCTGGTCGGCCCGATGCACCTCGCCGAGACAAAGGAGCAGGCAATCGAGGACGTCCGGCACGGCCTCGACGCATGGTGCCACTACTCCCAGCACATCCTCGCCGCACCACATTTTCGGGCGGTGGGCGAGACTTTCGAGGAACGCGTCGACTGGATCAACGAGACCGGACTAGGCGTGATCGGCACACCGGACGACGCCGTGCGGCAGATCGAGCGCTTGGAGGAACAGTCCAAGGGCTTCGGTTCCTACCTGCTGCTGCATCACGAATGGGCTCGGCACGACGCGGTGTTGAAGAGCTATGAGCTGTTCGCGAACCACGTCAAGCCCCGCTTCCAAGGCAGTACAAGCCGACTGCAGAAGGCCGAGGACTACGCGGTATCTCGCTGGGCCGAACTCGACAAACGTCAGGGCGACGCGATCCAGGCGGCGACGGACCGGCACGTCAAGGAGCGTGCCGCGGCTGGGAGGGCCTGATCTCTCGCCCGTCGAGGAATGACGTCCGCCGATGGTTGATGGCGATGAGGTAAGGACTGTGGCCCTGATGTTCGGCCCCAAGAAGAAGGTTCTCCCCTGGGAAGATGGATTCGGTGACACTGCCCGCGCCTTCGATGCGGCCGAGTAAAGCGTCGTGGCGAATGCGTCCTGTTCAGTGGAAGCGGTCCGACGGGACTGACAGCGGCGCGCACTTAGTAGGGGTGAGCGTCACGCAGAGTAGGGGTATGGACGCCCCTGCAGGAAGGAGAGATCCAGATGACAACGATCGAGTCGGTGACGTCCAGCGACCAGTTGCGCCGCGCCTTCGGATGTTTCCCGTCGGGCGTTACTGCTGTGTGTGCGGAGTTCGACGGCGTACCCATGGGGCTGGCTGCGAGCTCTTTCACATCGGTATCGTTCGACCCCCCACTGGTGTCGATCTGTATGCAGCATAGCTCCACGACCTGGCCGACTCTCCGGAAGAGACCCCGGCTGGGTCTGAGCATTCTCACCGAGGGGCAGGGCGAGATCTGTAAACGTCTGGCCAGCAAGATCGGTGACCGGTTTGCGGGCACCGACTGGCTTGCCACCGACGATGGCAGCGTGTTTATCCATGGGGCAACATTATGGCTCGACTGCACGATCCACGCCGAGGTGCCATCGGGTGACCACGATATCGTGGTGCTGCGAATCCATGGTCTTCGTTCCGACCCTTCAGTGTCCCCGTTAATTTTCCACGGCAGCCAGTTCCGCCGCCTGACCGCCGTTTGATGGAAGACGAGAGCCCCATGGATTCTTGTCGTCCCGATACTGCGGAGCAAAGGGTCCGCAACGCTCTCACGGCCATCGCGGCCGGTAGGCCTGTCGTCGTAATCGATGCCGCCGACCGCGAGGGCGAGGGCGATTTGATCTTCGCCGCAGCCCTCGCCACAACGGAACTCGTCGCCTTCACCGTCCGGCACACATCCGGCTTCGTGTGTGTGGCCCTGCCTGGGGACGAGTGTGATCGGCTTGGGCTCCCCGCGATGCACCACAGTAACGACGATCGGTTCGACACCGCGTACCGAATCACCGTGGACATGCGGGGCACCGGGACTGGCATCTCCGCCGCTTCCAGGGCCGCGACGATTGCCGCTCTGGCCAGTCCCGACTCGCTGGCCAGCGACTTCGTCCGTCCGGGGCACGTCGTCCCGCTGATGGCGAGGCCTGGCGGCGTGCTGGACCGGCCGGGCCTTACGGAGGCCGCGGTCGACCTCACCCGGCTCGCTGGGGTGCCCGCCGCCGGCGCACTCTGCGAGATCGTGTCGCAGGATCGGCCGGTCGATATGGCCCGCGGCCCGGAACTCGAACGCTTCGCGAAGGAGCATGATCTCGTGCTCCTCTCGATCGCGGACCTGATCCACTACCGGCAGCGCACTGAACCTCAGGTGCGGAGGGGGGCGGTGACGTCACTGCCCACCGACTTCGGACGGTTCCGGGCCGTCGGTTACGTCGGTGCGCATGACGGAGC is a window from the Rhodococcus jostii RHA1 genome containing:
- a CDS encoding SDR family NAD(P)-dependent oxidoreductase, with product MTGASRGIGADTAHLLAARGASVVCAARTLTEGDNPLAGSLEQTVAAIQEQGGTAHPVVVNLAKDEDCRSLIEATRSVYGPVDILVNNAAVGFFDLVESMPSKQWLLSWRVMCHATFLLSQLALQDMLPRGSGRIVNVTSESAIGPGRGPYADGDRIGDTLYGANKVSVERFTQGLAEEVYGRGVGVAALAPSQLVPTPGAVFNDLVRGAKDPRAESTEFMTRAIEILLTAPLEEISGRVVYSQQLLVEYGVLGEGRGYGLDAQLPISGFAAR
- a CDS encoding integrase; the protein is MSGTLVLEEKWPVLGRHVQAAGWLPVWTDLGRAPRTIDAYARGLAEYLEMCEREGVDPVTPSRAHVGVYVRELTERPSRRGANVVSLDSGSGLANATVTQRMVPVRLFYDHLMKEGLPESNPVGRGRFTPGRRGGGHQRGWCPG
- a CDS encoding transposase; translated protein: MRQIRFSCPADIRSRPKEAELRPKMYPEEFRRKVLDLVAAGRPAAQVAADLDIGDQTIYAWRKQELIDTGQAQGITRGEQTELAAARQRIREVETQVAILARARDLLQEPHSRNGGSLPSGAMAAEGLPVPPACRLLSSARSRMLRRAHPAALPSTLFGMPG
- the cofC gene encoding 2-phospho-L-lactate guanylyltransferase → MSDYGEWAVIVPFRSLDVAKSRLAVSCRRDLALAFLQDTLAALTLSNHISSVIVVSRNAALSETIGTPVIKDQGSGIDDAVEIGHRWLREHGHDGHYSVVMPDLPALRTGDIDNFLSAASRFPRAFVADSAGTGTTCLTTQQAAILSAFGRNSAQRHTRMGYKQIPLGLPSLRLDVDTIDDLERAARMGVGRHTQRLLISNNELHSLRFPCAPG
- a CDS encoding bifunctional FO biosynthesis protein CofGH, coding for MTPGRHLDIDPLPTATVPRADTAEAPHSFTMRRVLRRARDGATLNVGEATTLLQARGDDLADLCSSAAKVRDAGLLAAGRPRAVTYSRKVFIPLTRLCRDKCHYCTFVTVPGKLRAEGRGAYLEPDEVLEIARQGAELGCKEALFTLGDRPEDRWPEAKQWLDERGYDSTLDYLRAMSIRVLEETGLLPHLNPGVMSWEEISRLKPVAPSMGMMLETTSTRLFTDKGECHYGSPDKDPAVRLRTLTDAGRLSVPFTTGILVGIGETVRERAESIMAIRKSHKAFGHVQEVIVQNFLAKPDTAMRDAPDAGLEEFAATIAVSRLLLGPGMRIQSPPNLVSNTECLALLGAGVDDWGGVSPLTPDHVNPERPWPNLDTLAAITAEAGFELTERTAAQPQFVLAGSPWIDPRITGHVQALADPHTGLAKLDTKPVGLPWQEPDESWESTGRVDLNTEIDTDGRNTETRSDLGSAFGDWETVREQVLELSGPVRVDTDVLAALRSAERDPAGCTDDEYLALATAEGPGLEAMVALADALRKDAVGDEVTYVVNRNINFTNICYTGCRFCAFAQRKGDADAFTLSTDEVADRAWEAHVAGATEVCMQGGIDPELPVTGYADLVRAVKARVPSMHVHAFSPMEIVNGASRGGQSIRDWLTELREAGLDTIPGTAAEILDDEVRWVLTKGKLPTATWIEVVTTAHELGLRSSSTMMYGHVDNPTHWVGHLRVLSGIQDRTGGFTEFVPLPFVHQSAPLYLAGASRPGPTNRDNRAVHALARIMLHGRIPNIQTSWVKLGVTGTQVMLQGGANDLGGTLMEETISRMAGSEHGSEKTVAELRAIAEGIGRPARERTTTHARRDTPRE
- a CDS encoding mycofactocin-coupled SDR family oxidoreductase; translated protein: MLRLEGKVALVTGAARGQGRSHALRMAEEGANIIAVDLCDQISTVPYDMSDHNDLHETGRLVEEYGRRVITAVCDVRDSDSLRSTVARCVQDLGRLDIVCANAGIWSAGGVRDLTVDSWNDMISVNLTGVFNTAQATVEHLIAAGGGSFIATSSVFGLKGRGGIAHYASSKHGVTGLARDMAGELAPFSIRVNSIHPGGVRTPMVENEHLFRLFRPDLDHPGWDDVKETLSSMNALPIDSIPVQDISNLVLFLASDESRYITGTSIPVDAGFVHL
- a CDS encoding LLM class flavin-dependent oxidoreductase, giving the protein MALKFGAFMAPFHCPVGQDPTYAIERDLSVLRHLDMLGFEEAWIGEHHSCGTELVPDPFIFIAYAAQETRHIKLGTGVVSLPYHNPLWIADRALFTDRLLRGRFMLGLGPGSLPTDAAMIGISMAEQRGAFEEDVDVLMAILRGESVTHETPRYRLHDARTQFAPYSDFEITVAAVATPTGPRVAAKNGLNLMSVGATAQGGFDALALHWDVMEERAPQFGHTPDRAGWRLVGPMHLAETKEQAIEDVRHGLDAWCHYSQHILAAPHFRAVGETFEERVDWINETGLGVIGTPDDAVRQIERLEEQSKGFGSYLLLHHEWARHDAVLKSYELFANHVKPRFQGSTSRLQKAEDYAVSRWAELDKRQGDAIQAATDRHVKERAAAGRA
- a CDS encoding flavin reductase family protein; this translates as MTTIESVTSSDQLRRAFGCFPSGVTAVCAEFDGVPMGLAASSFTSVSFDPPLVSICMQHSSTTWPTLRKRPRLGLSILTEGQGEICKRLASKIGDRFAGTDWLATDDGSVFIHGATLWLDCTIHAEVPSGDHDIVVLRIHGLRSDPSVSPLIFHGSQFRRLTAV
- the ribB gene encoding 3,4-dihydroxy-2-butanone-4-phosphate synthase; its protein translation is MEDESPMDSCRPDTAEQRVRNALTAIAAGRPVVVIDAADREGEGDLIFAAALATTELVAFTVRHTSGFVCVALPGDECDRLGLPAMHHSNDDRFDTAYRITVDMRGTGTGISAASRAATIAALASPDSLASDFVRPGHVVPLMARPGGVLDRPGLTEAAVDLTRLAGVPAAGALCEIVSQDRPVDMARGPELERFAKEHDLVLLSIADLIHYRQRTEPQVRRGAVTSLPTDFGRFRAVGYVGAHDGAEHMALVVDPTGGRQFEEVPVHVHTECLSGDVFRSTACGCRQELEKAMFQFCAEGCGVVLYLRPPGGPRACGIFATERNEGVNSSAMQAVADWILADLASTFPAADVSA